From the genome of Thermococcus chitonophagus, one region includes:
- a CDS encoding NAD(+) kinase, whose product MKFGIVARRDKEEALKLAYRVYDFLKVSGYEVVVDSETYENFPHFKKEDVIPLEDFDVDFIIAIGGDGTILRIEHKTKKDIPILSINMGTLGFLTEVEPPETFFAINRLLEGDYYIDERIKLRTYINGENKVPDALNEVAILTGVPGKIIHLRYYIDGGLADEVRADGLVVSTPTGSTGYAMSAGGPFVDPRLDTIIIVPLLPLPRTSVPMIVPGNSTVDVRLVTDREIVMAIDGQYYEYLPPDVEIRIKKSPRKTKFVRFTKEIYPKYTMRIKERH is encoded by the coding sequence ATGAAGTTCGGGATAGTCGCTAGGAGGGACAAGGAAGAAGCTTTGAAGCTCGCGTATAGGGTGTATGATTTTCTCAAGGTTAGTGGTTATGAAGTTGTAGTTGATTCTGAAACATATGAAAACTTCCCTCATTTCAAGAAAGAAGATGTCATACCTTTAGAGGATTTCGACGTGGATTTCATAATAGCTATAGGTGGGGATGGGACGATCCTGAGGATAGAACACAAGACCAAGAAGGACATCCCAATTTTAAGCATAAATATGGGTACCCTTGGATTTCTCACGGAAGTTGAGCCTCCAGAAACATTCTTCGCGATAAACAGGCTGCTTGAGGGTGACTACTACATCGACGAGAGGATAAAGCTGAGGACGTATATAAACGGGGAGAACAAGGTTCCAGATGCACTGAACGAAGTTGCAATATTAACGGGAGTTCCTGGGAAGATAATCCACCTTCGCTATTATATAGATGGAGGACTTGCCGATGAAGTGAGGGCCGATGGACTGGTTGTATCAACTCCTACGGGATCTACGGGCTACGCCATGTCAGCAGGCGGACCTTTCGTTGATCCAAGGCTCGATACTATAATTATAGTCCCTCTTCTTCCTCTCCCCAGGACCTCAGTCCCAATGATAGTCCCCGGCAATTCTACCGTTGATGTAAGGCTAGTGACGGATAGAGAGATAGTAATGGCAATAGACGGCCAGTACTACGAGTATCTACCTCCAGACGTTGAGATAAGGATCAAGAAGAGTCCAAGAAAGACAAAGTTCGTGAGGTTCACAAAGGAAATTTATCCAAAGTATACGATGAGGATAAAGGAGAGGCACTAG
- a CDS encoding DUF3267 domain-containing protein, with the protein MGELNLREYTWDIISLYFILFFLSAKLAQVVVGDVGVEMSSISDVLRHVLLPLAVLVILHEGLHAVAFKLLGARVKFGVAMVTKIDIAPYVSTNMKIKARDFIKATLAPLFILSPITLILAKLFNSFFWAFIFVLNTAGSVGDIIVALTLMKMPKDALIWDEGTVMVSTHDFPRPYPRIVSTALKLGLIGLVVIFISNVEFVVVYSNG; encoded by the coding sequence ATGGGAGAGCTGAATCTTAGGGAGTACACATGGGACATAATCTCTCTGTATTTTATATTATTCTTCCTATCTGCGAAGCTTGCTCAGGTAGTAGTAGGTGACGTAGGAGTTGAGATGAGCTCGATTTCTGACGTGCTGAGGCATGTCCTCTTACCTCTCGCTGTTTTAGTGATCCTTCATGAGGGTCTCCACGCCGTCGCCTTTAAGCTCCTTGGGGCAAGGGTCAAGTTTGGAGTGGCAATGGTGACCAAGATAGATATTGCCCCTTACGTGTCAACTAACATGAAGATCAAGGCTAGAGATTTCATTAAGGCTACCTTAGCCCCCCTTTTTATTCTCTCACCAATCACGCTGATCCTTGCTAAACTATTCAACTCCTTTTTCTGGGCCTTCATATTCGTGCTTAATACGGCAGGCTCGGTTGGGGACATAATAGTTGCCCTAACTTTAATGAAGATGCCCAAGGACGCTCTAATCTGGGACGAGGGGACGGTTATGGTTTCAACCCACGACTTCCCGAGGCCTTACCCGAGGATAGTTTCCACAGCATTAAAGCTTGGACTAATAGGTCTCGTAGTAATTTTCATCAGCAACGTGGAGTTTGTTGTAGTTTATTCCAATGGATAA
- a CDS encoding polyprenyl synthetase family protein gives MGEYDELFARIKEKAKLVDEKLFELIPEKEPKVLYDAARHYPLAGGKRVRPFVVLTATEAVGGDPLSAVYPAVAIELIHNYSLVHDDIMDMDETRRGKPTVHKLWGINMAILAGDLLFSKAFEAVSRAEVSPEKKARILETIVKASNELCEGQAMDLEFEKRETVTIDEYMKMVSGKTGALFDASATIGGIVGTENEEYIKALSTWGRNVGIAFQIWDDVLDLIADEEKLGKPVGSDIRKGKKTLIVAHFFENADEKAKEKFMRVFGRYAGDVKGKGIIEEDVKAEVMEAIELLKEYGSIEYASQVAKDLVDKANEALKALPDSTARRDLELLARFIVEREY, from the coding sequence ATGGGAGAATATGACGAACTCTTCGCAAGGATTAAGGAAAAGGCTAAACTCGTTGACGAAAAGTTATTCGAGCTCATCCCTGAAAAGGAACCAAAAGTCCTCTATGATGCGGCGAGACACTACCCATTGGCAGGTGGCAAAAGGGTCAGGCCTTTCGTTGTTTTAACTGCAACTGAGGCCGTTGGCGGCGACCCCTTAAGTGCTGTTTATCCAGCGGTTGCCATAGAGCTAATCCACAACTACTCCCTCGTTCACGATGACATAATGGATATGGACGAGACGAGAAGGGGCAAGCCTACAGTACATAAGCTCTGGGGAATAAACATGGCAATTCTCGCTGGGGATCTGCTCTTCAGTAAGGCCTTTGAAGCAGTATCAAGGGCTGAAGTTAGTCCGGAGAAGAAGGCCAGAATTCTGGAGACGATAGTTAAGGCCTCAAACGAGCTCTGCGAAGGTCAGGCAATGGATCTAGAGTTCGAGAAGAGGGAAACTGTAACGATAGATGAGTACATGAAGATGGTGAGTGGGAAGACCGGGGCCTTGTTTGACGCTTCAGCTACTATAGGAGGAATCGTTGGCACGGAGAATGAGGAGTACATCAAAGCCCTCTCAACTTGGGGAAGGAACGTGGGTATAGCCTTCCAGATATGGGATGACGTTCTCGATTTAATAGCTGACGAGGAAAAGCTGGGCAAGCCCGTTGGTAGCGACATAAGGAAGGGGAAGAAAACGCTCATAGTTGCCCACTTCTTTGAGAATGCAGATGAAAAAGCCAAGGAGAAGTTCATGAGGGTGTTTGGAAGGTACGCGGGTGATGTGAAGGGTAAGGGTATAATTGAAGAGGATGTTAAGGCTGAGGTTATGGAGGCCATAGAGCTGCTGAAGGAGTATGGAAGCATAGAGTACGCCTCACAGGTCGCAAAAGATCTCGTCGATAAGGCCAATGAAGCCCTAAAGGCTCTCCCTGACAGCACCGCGAGGAGAGATCTGGAGTTATTAGCTAGGTTCATAGTGGAGAGGGAGTACTAA
- a CDS encoding RNase J family beta-CASP ribonuclease, with protein MIKIYTLGGYEEVGKNMTAVEYDGEVVIVDMGIRLDRVLIHEDVEFQKMSSKELRKLGAVPDDRPIRNKKVVAIALSHGHLDHIGAIGKLAPHYPDVPIYGTPYTIRLAKSEIKGEEYFEVTNPLYETNYGEIVQVSENLAIEFVQITHSIPQSSIVVIHTPEGAVVYACDYKFDNNHPYGERPDYKRLKELGREGVKVLIPESTRVAEETKTPSEAVAKMLLEDFFLYEGLEADGLIATTFASHIARLQELIEIANKMGRQAVFIGRSLAKYTGIAKQLGLIKMKGSRVLRSPNAVSKVLKEVSQARENYLLIVTGHQGEPGAILTRMANGELYDIGKRDTVVFSAGVIPNPLNIAQRYALETKLRMKGVRMIKNLHVSGHASREDHRYLIRMLNPESIVPAHGEFRMLTHYAELAEEEGYMIGKDVFISRNGHVVEIP; from the coding sequence ATGATCAAGATATACACGCTGGGAGGATACGAGGAAGTAGGAAAGAACATGACTGCAGTAGAATACGATGGAGAGGTAGTTATTGTTGATATGGGGATAAGACTTGACAGAGTTCTAATCCACGAGGACGTTGAATTCCAGAAGATGAGCTCCAAGGAGCTCAGAAAACTAGGAGCGGTTCCAGATGATAGACCAATAAGGAACAAGAAGGTGGTTGCCATAGCCTTATCGCACGGGCACCTTGATCACATAGGAGCAATTGGTAAGTTAGCTCCCCACTACCCTGATGTCCCTATCTACGGAACTCCCTATACGATAAGACTTGCAAAGAGCGAGATAAAGGGTGAAGAGTACTTCGAGGTCACTAATCCGCTGTACGAGACGAACTACGGTGAAATAGTTCAGGTAAGCGAGAACCTCGCAATAGAGTTCGTGCAGATAACTCACTCAATTCCCCAATCCTCAATAGTCGTAATCCACACTCCCGAGGGGGCAGTGGTTTACGCCTGCGATTACAAGTTCGACAACAACCACCCCTACGGTGAGAGGCCGGACTACAAGAGGCTGAAGGAGCTTGGGAGGGAGGGAGTAAAGGTTTTAATTCCTGAATCAACGAGGGTTGCCGAAGAAACTAAGACTCCAAGTGAGGCCGTTGCGAAGATGCTCCTTGAAGACTTCTTCCTCTACGAGGGGTTGGAGGCTGATGGTTTAATTGCCACAACCTTCGCGAGCCATATAGCGAGGCTTCAGGAGCTAATTGAGATAGCGAACAAGATGGGGAGGCAGGCGGTATTCATCGGGAGATCATTAGCGAAGTACACTGGAATAGCGAAGCAGCTCGGATTAATAAAGATGAAGGGCTCAAGGGTTCTCCGGAGTCCAAATGCCGTGAGTAAGGTTCTTAAGGAAGTATCTCAGGCGAGGGAGAACTATCTCCTGATAGTTACCGGACATCAGGGCGAACCTGGGGCGATCCTAACTAGAATGGCCAACGGAGAGCTTTACGACATAGGGAAGAGGGATACCGTGGTGTTCTCGGCTGGAGTAATTCCCAACCCCCTGAATATAGCCCAGAGGTACGCCTTAGAGACAAAATTGAGGATGAAAGGAGTTAGGATGATAAAGAACCTCCACGTTTCCGGCCATGCGAGCAGGGAAGATCACCGCTACTTAATCAGGATGCTCAATCCCGAGTCCATAGTTCCTGCCCACGGAGAGTTCAGGATGCTCACTCACTATGCTGAGCTCGCCGAAGAGGAGGGATATATGATAGGTAAAGATGTATTTATTTCGAGGAATGGCCACGTGGTTGAAATCCCTTAG
- a CDS encoding cation diffusion facilitator family transporter → MKLERKMIASALLNFAITGAEIVGGILSGSLALLSDSLHNFSDAMSILASYIALKIGQRRKNEKFTFGYRRAEILVAFINSSVLVGVSLFLIVEAYRRFLAPKAIDVKVMLPVAAVGLLANIFSVLLLHEHSHESMNVRSAYLHLLSDTLSSMAVVIGGLLMLKYNVSWVDPLITVGIALYILREAYYILKESVEVLMEASPGLDFEEIKRRIEEIPGVKNAHHFHAWRIGEDEVHFECHVSVEDMPISRGQEIIDRIEEILREYGVKHVTVQLEVDRCKNGGIICPTD, encoded by the coding sequence ATGAAGCTCGAAAGGAAAATGATAGCATCTGCACTCCTGAACTTCGCTATAACTGGGGCGGAGATAGTTGGTGGAATATTATCTGGGAGCTTGGCTCTGCTGAGCGATTCCCTCCACAATTTCAGCGATGCCATGAGCATATTGGCTAGCTACATAGCCCTCAAGATAGGACAGAGGAGGAAGAATGAGAAGTTTACCTTTGGGTACAGAAGGGCCGAAATTCTTGTTGCGTTTATAAACTCGAGCGTTTTAGTTGGAGTTTCTCTCTTTCTGATTGTCGAAGCCTACCGGAGGTTCTTAGCTCCCAAGGCAATTGACGTTAAGGTCATGCTTCCAGTTGCCGCTGTTGGATTGCTGGCAAACATATTCTCAGTATTGTTACTCCATGAGCACAGCCATGAGAGCATGAACGTTAGATCTGCCTACCTCCACCTGCTCAGCGACACCCTATCCTCGATGGCCGTCGTCATTGGGGGGCTTCTAATGCTGAAGTACAACGTTTCCTGGGTAGATCCTCTAATTACAGTTGGAATAGCCCTCTACATCCTAAGGGAAGCATATTACATACTCAAGGAGAGCGTTGAAGTGTTAATGGAGGCTTCCCCAGGACTAGACTTTGAGGAGATAAAGAGGAGGATAGAGGAAATCCCTGGGGTTAAGAATGCACATCACTTCCACGCGTGGAGGATTGGGGAGGATGAGGTACACTTTGAGTGCCACGTGTCGGTGGAGGACATGCCAATAAGCAGGGGACAGGAGATAATAGATAGGATCGAAGAAATCCTGAGAGAGTACGGAGTAAAGCACGTAACCGTTCAGCTGGAGGTAGACAGGTGTAAAAATGGAGGAATCATTTGTCCGACGGATTGA
- a CDS encoding acetamidase/formamidase family protein: MIVVPREKHVYSFGPDMKEVARVKPREIIVFETLDALGGQIKSEDDTIERIDFSRVNPATGPVYVEGAKRGMTLKVKILDIEVADRGVIVTAPGAGVLGDKVKKPRTKICEIKNGFVHFNEIRIPVRPMVGVIGVASEEEVPTGTPGRHGGNMDTNLITTGSTVYFPVFKDGAYLALGDLHAVMADGEVCVSACEVSGRVIVKVDVVDWRIEWPVVETNDSYYILVSHENLEEAVKEAVEQGVKFIMERRGLSWDEAYMLASLIMDVQISQLVDPKKTVRVRIPKEFVEKF; encoded by the coding sequence ATGATAGTCGTGCCGAGGGAGAAGCACGTGTACTCTTTTGGCCCAGATATGAAAGAAGTTGCAAGGGTAAAGCCGAGAGAAATAATAGTGTTTGAGACATTAGACGCCCTGGGAGGGCAGATAAAGAGTGAAGATGATACAATAGAGAGGATAGACTTCTCGAGGGTAAACCCGGCAACTGGCCCAGTGTACGTGGAGGGTGCTAAGAGGGGGATGACCCTTAAAGTAAAGATCCTAGACATAGAAGTCGCCGACAGGGGAGTTATAGTTACGGCACCGGGGGCTGGGGTTCTTGGGGATAAAGTTAAGAAGCCGAGAACAAAGATCTGCGAGATAAAGAACGGCTTCGTACACTTCAACGAAATTAGAATTCCCGTTAGGCCAATGGTAGGAGTTATTGGTGTTGCATCTGAGGAGGAAGTTCCAACGGGGACCCCTGGAAGGCACGGTGGTAACATGGACACTAACCTGATAACCACGGGCTCGACGGTGTACTTCCCCGTGTTCAAGGATGGGGCCTACCTTGCGTTAGGAGATCTCCATGCGGTTATGGCCGATGGAGAGGTCTGCGTCTCTGCCTGTGAGGTAAGTGGGAGGGTTATCGTTAAGGTTGATGTAGTTGACTGGAGAATAGAATGGCCAGTCGTTGAAACTAACGATTCCTATTATATACTCGTTTCTCATGAGAACCTCGAGGAGGCCGTGAAAGAGGCAGTTGAGCAGGGAGTCAAGTTCATCATGGAGAGAAGGGGATTATCTTGGGACGAAGCTTACATGCTCGCAAGCCTAATCATGGATGTCCAGATAAGCCAACTTGTTGATCCAAAGAAAACTGTAAGAGTTCGGATCCCGAAAGAATTTGTCGAAAAATTTTAG
- a CDS encoding ZIP family metal transporter has translation MEGLNLALAGGLFVALTTSLGALLAVFVRRIPSWGIDFSLSFAAGIMLVASFTSLILPGIEESGFLKVSIGIILGVGLIYLLDRYLPHEHLTKGYEGPPSLKEKLRKAWLLALAMIIHNLPEGLAVGTSIAFSSKDGLITALAIGIQDFPEGTAVSLPLAAVQGKRLKPILLGVVSGVAEMVMVVLGYAFFSYFSGFLGYGMGIAGGAMLYVTVKELIPEIYKGETSETIVTLGFLAGFYIMLFLDSTLG, from the coding sequence ATGGAAGGACTAAACTTGGCTTTAGCTGGAGGCCTCTTCGTTGCTCTCACAACTTCCCTCGGGGCCCTCTTAGCTGTATTCGTTAGAAGGATTCCATCCTGGGGAATAGACTTCAGCCTGTCGTTTGCGGCTGGAATAATGCTTGTTGCAAGCTTCACTAGCCTAATCCTCCCGGGGATAGAGGAGAGTGGCTTCTTGAAAGTTTCTATCGGGATAATCCTGGGAGTTGGATTAATATATCTCCTGGACAGGTACTTACCTCACGAGCACCTTACGAAGGGCTACGAAGGTCCCCCAAGCTTAAAGGAGAAACTCAGAAAGGCCTGGCTTTTGGCCTTAGCGATGATAATCCACAACCTTCCCGAGGGATTAGCTGTGGGAACATCCATAGCTTTCAGCTCCAAAGACGGATTAATAACTGCTCTAGCTATAGGAATTCAGGATTTTCCGGAGGGAACGGCGGTATCTTTACCTCTAGCGGCAGTCCAGGGAAAGAGGCTTAAGCCCATTCTCCTCGGAGTTGTTAGCGGAGTAGCGGAGATGGTAATGGTCGTCCTAGGCTACGCCTTCTTCTCATACTTCTCCGGTTTCCTGGGTTATGGAATGGGAATCGCGGGAGGAGCAATGCTCTACGTCACGGTTAAGGAGCTCATACCGGAAATTTATAAGGGGGAGACCAGCGAAACCATAGTGACCCTCGGGTTTCTCGCCGGGTTCTACATAATGCTCTTCCTAGATTCAACTCTGGGGTGA
- the taw3 gene encoding tRNA(Phe) 7-((3-amino-3-carboxypropyl)-4-demethylwyosine(37)-N(4))-methyltransferase Taw3 yields MKFTENFERAKKDALMSLEIALRKGEVDEDIIPLLEKINSMENYFTTSSCSGRISVMEMPHFGDKVNAKWLGKWHREVKFEEVMEAIKKHREGQLWLLVRSPILHVGARTLEDAVKLVNLAVSCGFKYSNIKSISDRKLIVEIRSTERLDALLGENGELLVSEDYIRRLVNVANAQLKRFKDKLRRLEKNL; encoded by the coding sequence ATGAAATTTACCGAGAACTTTGAAAGGGCCAAGAAGGATGCACTAATGAGCTTAGAGATAGCCCTGAGAAAGGGAGAGGTTGACGAGGATATAATCCCCCTGCTCGAGAAGATTAACTCCATGGAAAACTACTTCACAACGAGCTCATGTTCAGGAAGGATCTCGGTCATGGAGATGCCACACTTCGGGGATAAGGTGAACGCCAAGTGGCTCGGGAAGTGGCACAGGGAAGTTAAATTTGAGGAAGTCATGGAAGCTATAAAGAAGCACAGAGAGGGACAGCTCTGGCTTTTGGTTAGGAGCCCTATCCTTCACGTCGGGGCTAGAACGCTTGAAGATGCAGTTAAGCTCGTCAATCTAGCGGTATCATGCGGCTTTAAGTACTCCAACATAAAGAGCATAAGCGACAGGAAGTTGATAGTTGAGATAAGGTCAACGGAAAGGCTCGATGCCCTCCTGGGGGAGAACGGGGAGCTGCTCGTTAGCGAGGACTACATAAGAAGGCTGGTAAATGTAGCGAATGCCCAGCTTAAGAGATTTAAGGATAAGTTGAGGAGGCTTGAGAAAAACTTATAA
- the ileS gene encoding isoleucine--tRNA ligase, which yields MIKEPEVREYNPAQLEEKIEKFWKENDIYNKVKKLRENGPKYYFLDGPPYVSGAIHLGTAWNKIIKDMIIRFRTMQGYNVWRQPGYDMHGLPIEVKVEQALDLKTKKDIEEKIGVENFIQKCKEFALNNLRIMTEQFKMLGVWMDWDNPYMTIKNEYIESAWFTLKRAWEKGLLEKDKRVLHWCPRCETALAEHEVRGEYKLRKDPSIYVKFPVEGKENEYLLIWTTTPWTLPANLAVSAHPEYDYVKVKVEWEGREEYWILAKALVDKVLGEIGVKGEIVEEFKGKDLEGLRYVHILMDEYPRQKEFRENYEWAHRVILADFVTLEEGTGLVHTAPGHGEEDFEVGQKYGLPVYSPLDDQGKYTEGKWKGIYVKEADPQIIEHLREKGYLLKAGEIEHKYPHCWRCKTPLIFRATDQWFLKVSKVKDKIIKENDEKVTWYPDWVKIRFDNGVRDSGDWVISRQRYWGIPLPIWQAEDGEIYVVGSWKELVELAVAIEVDGERIDLPESFEEKLKVIEEKLGPEDLHRPYVDAFIIKVNGKEMRRVKDVVDVWFDSGIASWASLGYPRNKELFEKLWPADFIVEGEDQVTKWFYSQQAASVIAFDTVPYLRVAMHGYVLDEKGDKMSKSLGNIIRPEEVVEKAGRDTFRFYMLWATNPWENLKFSWKGVEQVRRMLNILWNVYVLASTYMSLDKFDPTKLNPEELPFRDEDRWILSRVNNLIGKVENGIESFYLTKATRALYEFIVEDLSRWYVRLIRKRMWVEGDDPDKLAAYYTLWKVFDVLLRLIAPFTPYIAEEIYQNLIRPFTGVESVHMLDWPKPDEKAIDEELENEMEYVRRIVEAGSAARQKAKIKLRYPVRRIIVETQDETVKRAVERLNRILRDQLNAKEVVVDTVKREIIVKPNFAKLGPEFKGDAKVIAKWISEHGLELYEKGEVDVEIEGKTFHLTRDHIIVEEEIPEFFVMEEFEGGRVYVDKTLTRELLSEGLAREFVRRIQEMRKRLDLDVNDRIVVTIETTEENRELLEEQLDYIKRETRATEVIFGEAKGYVVEWPEVNAKIGIEKVES from the coding sequence ATGATAAAGGAGCCAGAGGTTAGAGAATACAATCCCGCCCAGCTTGAGGAAAAAATTGAGAAGTTCTGGAAAGAGAATGATATATACAACAAGGTGAAGAAGCTCAGGGAGAACGGGCCGAAGTACTACTTCCTTGATGGTCCACCGTACGTTAGCGGAGCAATCCACCTTGGAACAGCTTGGAACAAGATAATCAAGGACATGATAATAAGGTTTAGGACAATGCAGGGATACAACGTCTGGAGGCAGCCGGGCTACGACATGCACGGCCTCCCAATAGAGGTTAAAGTTGAGCAGGCCCTCGACCTCAAGACGAAGAAGGATATAGAGGAGAAGATAGGGGTTGAGAACTTCATACAGAAGTGCAAGGAGTTTGCGCTCAACAACCTCAGGATAATGACCGAGCAGTTCAAGATGCTCGGCGTTTGGATGGACTGGGACAATCCCTACATGACGATAAAGAACGAGTACATTGAATCAGCATGGTTCACGCTCAAGAGGGCCTGGGAGAAAGGCCTTCTCGAGAAGGACAAGAGGGTCCTTCACTGGTGCCCAAGGTGTGAGACAGCTTTAGCCGAGCACGAGGTTAGGGGAGAGTACAAGCTCAGGAAGGATCCGAGCATATACGTCAAGTTCCCGGTTGAGGGTAAGGAAAACGAGTACCTCCTAATCTGGACCACAACCCCGTGGACTTTGCCCGCAAACCTCGCGGTTTCCGCTCATCCCGAGTACGACTACGTTAAGGTCAAGGTCGAGTGGGAGGGGAGAGAAGAGTACTGGATACTTGCCAAGGCCCTCGTTGATAAGGTTCTCGGGGAGATTGGGGTTAAGGGAGAGATCGTTGAGGAGTTCAAGGGCAAAGACCTGGAGGGACTGAGGTACGTTCACATCCTAATGGACGAGTATCCGAGGCAGAAAGAATTCAGAGAAAACTACGAGTGGGCCCACAGGGTCATCTTAGCCGACTTCGTGACGCTTGAGGAAGGTACTGGACTGGTTCATACTGCCCCAGGACACGGTGAGGAGGACTTTGAGGTAGGGCAGAAGTATGGTCTGCCAGTATACAGTCCGCTCGACGACCAAGGAAAGTACACCGAGGGCAAATGGAAGGGGATCTACGTTAAAGAGGCTGACCCTCAGATAATAGAGCACCTCAGGGAGAAGGGCTACCTCCTCAAGGCAGGAGAAATAGAGCACAAGTACCCGCACTGCTGGCGCTGTAAGACTCCTCTCATATTCAGGGCTACAGACCAGTGGTTCCTCAAGGTCAGCAAGGTCAAGGACAAGATAATCAAGGAGAACGACGAGAAGGTCACTTGGTATCCGGACTGGGTTAAGATAAGGTTCGACAACGGAGTAAGGGACAGCGGAGACTGGGTTATAAGCAGGCAGAGATACTGGGGCATTCCGCTCCCAATATGGCAGGCCGAGGATGGAGAGATCTACGTTGTCGGCTCTTGGAAGGAGCTCGTTGAGCTGGCAGTAGCGATAGAGGTCGACGGCGAGAGGATTGACCTTCCGGAGAGCTTCGAGGAGAAGCTCAAGGTCATAGAGGAGAAGTTAGGTCCTGAAGACCTCCACAGGCCCTACGTAGATGCCTTCATAATAAAGGTCAACGGCAAGGAGATGAGAAGAGTCAAGGACGTAGTTGATGTGTGGTTTGACAGCGGAATAGCGAGCTGGGCCTCCCTGGGCTATCCCAGGAACAAGGAATTGTTCGAGAAGCTCTGGCCAGCTGACTTCATAGTTGAAGGAGAGGATCAGGTAACCAAGTGGTTCTACTCACAGCAGGCGGCTTCGGTTATAGCCTTCGACACAGTCCCATACCTAAGGGTCGCAATGCACGGCTACGTTTTGGACGAGAAAGGAGACAAGATGAGCAAGAGCCTTGGAAACATAATAAGGCCCGAGGAAGTAGTTGAGAAGGCCGGAAGGGACACTTTCAGGTTCTACATGCTCTGGGCCACCAACCCGTGGGAGAACCTCAAGTTCAGCTGGAAGGGAGTCGAGCAGGTAAGGAGGATGCTCAACATACTCTGGAACGTCTACGTTCTTGCATCAACGTACATGAGCCTAGACAAGTTCGATCCAACTAAGCTCAATCCAGAAGAGCTGCCCTTCAGGGACGAGGACAGGTGGATACTCTCAAGGGTCAACAACCTCATAGGGAAGGTGGAGAACGGAATAGAGAGCTTCTACCTCACGAAGGCAACTAGGGCCCTCTACGAGTTCATAGTTGAAGATCTTAGCAGGTGGTACGTTAGGCTAATCAGGAAGAGGATGTGGGTTGAAGGGGATGACCCAGACAAGTTGGCCGCCTACTACACGCTCTGGAAGGTCTTTGATGTCCTCCTGAGGTTAATCGCCCCGTTCACGCCGTACATAGCCGAGGAGATCTACCAGAACCTTATAAGGCCGTTTACTGGAGTGGAGAGCGTCCACATGCTCGACTGGCCCAAGCCGGATGAGAAGGCAATAGACGAGGAGCTCGAGAACGAGATGGAGTACGTGAGGAGGATAGTCGAGGCGGGTTCAGCGGCAAGGCAGAAGGCCAAGATCAAGCTGAGGTATCCAGTGAGGAGGATAATAGTCGAAACTCAGGATGAGACCGTAAAGAGAGCAGTTGAAAGGCTGAACAGAATACTGAGGGATCAGCTCAACGCCAAGGAAGTAGTGGTGGATACGGTAAAGAGGGAGATAATCGTGAAGCCCAACTTCGCAAAGCTCGGGCCGGAGTTCAAGGGTGACGCAAAGGTTATAGCTAAGTGGATAAGCGAGCACGGCCTCGAGCTCTACGAGAAGGGCGAGGTTGACGTTGAGATTGAAGGTAAGACGTTCCACCTAACGAGGGATCACATAATAGTGGAGGAGGAAATTCCAGAGTTCTTCGTGATGGAGGAGTTCGAGGGCGGAAGGGTCTACGTGGACAAGACCCTAACCAGGGAACTGCTGTCAGAGGGTCTCGCGAGGGAATTCGTCAGGAGGATACAGGAGATGAGGAAGAGGCTTGACCTCGACGTGAACGACAGGATAGTCGTGACGATAGAGACAACCGAGGAGAACAGGGAGCTGCTCGAGGAACAGCTCGACTACATAAAGAGGGAGACGAGGGCTACGGAGGTCATCTTTGGAGAGGCGAAGGGATACGTGGTGGAGTGGCCAGAGGTTAACGCGAAGATAGGGATTGAGAAGGTGGAGAGCTGA
- a CDS encoding DEAD/DEAH box helicase family protein, with the protein MDLISEFNRKLENAFGFTLHKYQEAVARELIDQLERGERFITVSMPTGSGKTVLEMLTAEYLLSKGYRRILVLEPTRFLCDQMHSRWKQLVETGKEYEGNCWSFLKNYKFQSLKQL; encoded by the coding sequence ATGGATCTTATCTCCGAGTTTAATAGAAAGCTCGAAAACGCATTTGGATTTACCCTCCACAAGTACCAAGAAGCGGTTGCTAGAGAGCTTATAGATCAGTTGGAGCGTGGAGAGAGATTCATCACAGTGTCAATGCCAACTGGAAGTGGAAAAACAGTTCTTGAAATGCTGACAGCAGAATATCTGCTCAGCAAAGGATACAGAAGGATACTTGTCTTGGAACCAACTCGCTTTCTCTGTGACCAGATGCACTCAAGGTGGAAACAATTAGTTGAAACTGGCAAAGAATATGAAGGAAACTGCTGGAGTTTTTTGAAGAATTATAAATTTCAATCCCTCAAACAGCTCTAA